GACCCTCAAtattaacatacctacctattattatttatttatttaatatttacctttaaGTTTTTACCATGACAACAGACAACGAAACAAAGTTATGTTTTGTCGTGTTATTTACATTtcgttatatacatttatacagttataGTGTTACACAGTTAAGtagtattgtaaatttgtaagtagtacctatttataatcaatggtagtagGTTCTAACTGCGtgacaacatttattttgtcatggctTAGTGCTTAATACTTAGTAGTTACTAAAATAAGCTACCCGTTTacccatacaattatattatgcacttaaGACTTAAGAGAACGACGTACCCACTAGTCTCTTAtgatgttgtctccgtcttacacacatacgaCCTAGCACATTTTCGTTCATCagtatcaatattcaatagtgtcctgttagttttgatattagagtgaattgatctaatatacaatttaaaggtaagataattatttaggGTACGACTGAcgcttttatttatattattatttttaagtaagttatgatcattttaaaatgtacagtgTCAAAAAGGTcataacataggtacttaaaaataataatatgtatcaataaaATCTTACGCCGTGTCCTAGATAATAGTCTTACCTTTtaatacctttaaattgtataataggtcACTGGTCAGTTcattctaatatcaaaactaacagcacactattgaaactggttaacgaaaatttgatatgtcgtacgtgtgtaagacggaggcaACACAGCGGGTACGACGTCCATTGAAGCCCacatcaaacatttaaataccaATCACAAATGATTCACTTCGTTGCCAATACTTTTTCGCTAAAGATATATCGAAATGTGTAGTCACTACCAGGGGTACGACACTGCGTGTATTGGCAAAATCGGGTGACTGTGGCCTTGGACAtggtctccaggggggcgtggcatatgttatcatttaaataaatcatttcaacATCATTGTCACAgtccacagaataataataatgcccatTGGCCATTGCCTTGTATCCGTTTTTAAGATTTCGTAACAAAGAGGGATACACGTTGCCAACATTCTATCAGATTACGGATACGGTACAATTTATAGAGTCCAATACTTCATACCGTAGGGATACGTAAACCCACACAGCTGACCGAGTGtctattctatattgttctgtgtCACTACTGACCACTCAGACACTCAGGTTCTACAACTCACTAAACACCTCATGTTAATCTAATAACCTCAATATCTATATGACAATATCTCAGAACTGTTCGATCTTTGATCTTTTGCCATATAGTGGCTACTGCGAAATAAGTCCCCaatattaaaagatattttcttggaaaattaaattggtatgaaaatattatgaaaattaaatggcAAACTACAGCAAATGAATTACAAAAGTCTGGTTTCTGTAGTTTGAAGTTTGGGGCCCAACTTCAAGTGTCAGTTTTTgttcattacaatttataaacatagaACATGGGGAGCTTATAGTCGCTTCactatcataaatattcattatcgaaataatcaaattacccattataatttataataattatttgtatactttacttttttttcgttaatttattcttaagtttaggaaatttaaataatttatagagcaaaagtttttctaattttttttttgaaatttagttaatatgaactattatataaaatgtatttattataataatgagctATCATATTAAACCTATAAACGAGCAAACaacaatatatgataatattggcAATGTTTAATGTCAAGTACGTGGTAAGTCACGATAGTCTTATCTGTCTTAGCTTgaaataaacaaagtaaatacattattaaacaatttattactacatacaaattatattaaaacaattttataattattgatgacCGAAAAATGTTCTTTATTTATGAACGAGGAAAGGAACTAGTTCTTTTATTTAAGCTAGTGACGAAAAACGATTTAGTTCCTTTTTAGCAAGATGAACGTGAACgtaaaataattcttttttgaAAGAACTTTCCAAGCActgcatatttaataatttaattatttctattatattatgctattggCTATTATTCTTATCCCTACTTCGGCGGTAACAATAcgaacaatgaatattattagaaaaacaaGTGATAACGTGTAATACGATGAGTGATCtgcaatagtaataaatattataatattatatgaaataccaGTTACAAAATGGTTGTTATAAATTAACTCgtagttgtttaaaataattcaaataataaattgttgccTGCAGGGCGTGGGCTGCGGCCGCATAATAATGCGAATGCCGGCTTGCGGCGCCTGGCCGCATTCATCTCTAATCTATACGGTTGCCAACTTGGCGGATGCCGTTGCGGCGTTGCCGAGTACGAAGCATCGGCAAACAGATAACTGCCATAGCCAGGCCATGGCTAAAATGTAAccgctaaataataaatagcacgacaaaataaattattaataaataaataatttgtttagccATCACTCATGGAGCCAGACTGTCTTCTAGAGTCctacactataaaaaaataataggcgTGTTTTGGCAATGCAGTTTTGAGCAACCTGGTAActaatttaacaaacaaattgttttgGCGATAATGTTTACTGCAATTGTTTGATAACTGAATGCACTTTTCGACAACCCGGTTCACGGTTGTCGGATTACCGGACAGTaaataaaaacggtttatatcactagaaaaaaaacggtttatatcactttcatgaatgaaaaatatcaaatcagTTTGGCTTggaataaacaacaaattacatttagCACTGGCCgctgaatttaaaaatatttaaatttttaatatcatataattataatattataatgtacaaatacAATCTCACAACTGACCAAGGCCGTATCTGTGGGGAGGAGGTCCGGTCTGTACCAGtctagaccccccccccccccgaaatgtttTTAACGtgtcttatttttaaccaaatatcaaaacataaattcaataaaattacaatattcatgTTTTGGACCCCCGTCCGAAAAAAATTTCCGGATATGGCCCAGCTAATACAGCATAATGACATAAATTTCCAATCATATTGTGTACTACTTtacttagtatatttattagcaGTGGTAATGTGGTATTTAGATTATGtcgattatgatttatgagtctTAGTATAGTAACAGGTAAgacaaaaagtaataacatattaaactacctatatgcttatgtattatttatgtgtttagtTAGTTGCAGGTAAGCATTATATAggattgttaatatattattcatcattattcTCTTAGACTTTACAGTCTACAGGTCAACTTATCGAACTTAAATGAACGATCTTAgtatcttacataatataatatttcattatttgaatatttaacaatagaCATAAATCATacgttattgtttatattgGATGTGNNNNNNNNNNNNNNNNNNNNNNNNNNNNNNNNNNNNNNNNNNNNNNNNNNNNNNNNNNNNNNNNNNNNNNNNNNNNNNNNNNNNNNNNNNNNNNNNNNNNNNNNNNNNNNNNNNNNNNNNNNNNNNNNNNNNNNNNNNNNNNNNNNNNNNNNNNNNNNNNNNNNNNNNNNNNNNNNNNNNNNNNNNNNNNNNNNNNNNNNNNNNNNNNNNNNNNNNNNNNNNNNNNNNNNNNNNNNNNNNNNNNNNNNNNNNNNNNNNNNNNNNNNNNNNNNNNNNNNNNNNNNNNNNNNNNNNNNNNNNNNNNNNNNNNNNNNNNNNNNNNNNNNNNNNNNNNNNNNNNNNNNNNNNNNNNNNNNNNNNNNNNNNNNNNNNNNNNNNNNNNNNNNNNNNNNNNNNNNNNNNNNNNNNNNNNNNNNNNNNNNNNNNNNNNNNNNNNNNNNNNNNNNNNNNNNNNNNNNNNNNNNNNNNNNNNNNNNNNNNNNNNNNNNNNNNNNNNNNNNNNNNNNNNNNNNNNNNNNNNNNNNNNNNNNNNNNNNNNNNNNNNNNNNNNNNNNNNNNNNNNNNNNNNNNNNNNNNNNNNNNNNNNNNNNNNNNNNNNNNNNNNNNNNNNNNNNNNNNNNNNNNNNNNNNNNNNNNNNNNNNNNNNNNNNNNNNNNNNNNNNNNNNNNNNNNNNNNNNNNNNNNNNNNNNNNNNNNNNNNNNNNNNNNNNNNNNNNNNNNNNNNNNNNNNNNNNNNNNNNNNNNNNNNNNNNNNNNNNNNNNNNNNNNNNNNNNNNNNNNNNNNNNNNNNNNNNNNNNNNNNNNNNNNNNNNNNNNNNNNNNNNNNNNNNNNNNNNNNNNNNNNNNNNNNNNNNNNNNNNNNNNNNNNNNNNNNNNNNNNNNNNNNNNNNNNNNNNNNNNNNNNNNNNNNNNNNNNNNNNNNNNNNNNNNNNNNNNNNNNNNNNNNNNNNNNNNNNNNNNNNNNNNNNNNNNNNNNNNNNNNNNNNNNNNNNNNNNNNNNNNNNNNNNNNNNNNNNNNNNNNNNNNNNNNNNNNNNNNNNNNNNNNNNNNNNNNNNNNNNNNNNNNNNNNNNNNNNNNNNNNNNNNNNNNNNNNNNNNNNNNNNNNNNNNNNNNNNNNNNNTTAAACTGtggtcattattattaatattaaattattatttattttagaaaaatttacatacaaagtcttgaacaattttgaattggaatattcaaaatgtagcaagttaaatataaagtcttatttaattatatttaatacaattattggatagaaaatacatttgttaGGGTTTCACTAATGTTTACGTAAAGTTACTTTGAAtgtccaaaaattaatgaatccaatttccataactcatgtctaactaaatttctgaagtctgaactaggtatatgttgCCACTTTCCAATTCACATCTACACATCCTGGTCTACGAAGATCTGCACTATTAAAATTAGCTACCTACTTCTTCACAATTATTGGACAATGGTAGTATGGTATagtctacaaaataaaaaaatacatttattagggttttactaatgtttatcataaagttactttgaatgtccaaaaattaatgaatccaatTTCCATAAATCATGTCCAACTAAAtttctgaagtctgaactaggtatatgttgCCACTTTCCAATTCACATTTACACAACTTACTGTCTTCGGTTACTGATATAGTGATATCCACTGATAACGATTTTATGATTTGTCATCCGagatcacgatttaagatagtactatccatgaatatataataaggtACTATcttcaagcccggattaaggggaaGGGGGGCAGGGGGGCCATGGTCCCCAGGCCTTGAAAgctagaatttatttaggggcctctaatttgtccattacttatTTCGNNNNNNNNNNNNNNNNNNNNNNNNNNNNNNNNNNNNNNNNNNNNNNNNNNNNNNNNNNNNNNNNNNNNNNNNNNNNNNNNNNNNNNNNNNNNNNNNNNNNNNNNNNNNNNNNNNNNNNNNNNNNNNNNNNNNNNNNNNNNNNNNNNNNNNNNNNNNNNNNNNNNNNNNNNNNNNNNNNNNNNNNNNNNNNNNNNNNNNNNNNNNNNNNNNNNNNNNNNNNNNNNNNNNNNNNNNNNNNNNNNNNNNNNNNNNNNNNNNNNNNNNNNNNNNNNNNNNNNNNNNNNNNNNNNNNNNNNNNNNNNNNNNNNNNNNNNNNNNNNNNNNNNNNNNNNNNNNNNNNNNNNNNNNNNNNNNNNNNNNNNNNNNNNNNNNNNNNNNNNNNNNNNNNNNNNNNNNNNNNNNNNNNNNNNNNNNNNNNNNNNNNNNNNNNNNNNNNNNNNNNNNNNNNNNNNNNNNNNNNNNNNNNNNNNNNNNNNNNNNNNNNNNNNNNNNNNNNNNNNNNNNNNNNNNNNNNNNNNNNNNNNNNNNNNNNNNNNNNNNNNNNNNNNNNNNNNNNNNNNNNNNNNNNNNNNNNNNNNNNNNNNNNNNNNNNNNNNNNNNNNNNNNNNNNNNNNNNNNNNNNNNNNNNNNNNNNNNNNNNNNNNNNNNNNNNNNNNNNNNNNNNNNNNNNNNNNNNNNNNNNNNNNNNNNNNNNNNNNNNNNNNNNNNNNNNNNNNNNNNNNNNNNNNNNNNNNNNNNNNNNNNNNNNNNNNNNNNNNNNNNNNNNNNNNNNNNNNNNNNNNNNNNNNNNNNNNNNNNNNNNNNNNNNNNNNNNNNNNNNNNNNNNNNNNNNNNNNNNNNNNNNNNNNNNNNNNNNNNNNNNNNNNNNNNNNNNNNNNNNNNNNNNNNNNNNNNNNNNNNNNNNNNNNNNNNNNNNNNNNNNNNNNNNNNNNNNNNNNNNNNNNNNNNNNNNNNNNNNNNNNNNNNNNNNNNNNNNNNNNNNNNNNNNNNNNNNNNNNNNNNNNNNNNNNNNNNNNNNNNNNNNNNNNNNNNNNNNNNNNNNNNNNNNNNNNNNNNNNNNNNNNNNNNNNNNNNNNNNNNNNNNNNNNNNNNNNNNNNNNNNNNNNNNNNNNNNNNNNNNNNNNNNNNNNNNNNNNNNNNNNNNNNNNNNNNNNNNNNNNNNNNNNNNNNNNNNNNNNNNNNNNNNNNNNNNNNNNNNNNNNNNNNNNNNNNNNNNNNNNNNNNNNNNNNNNNNNNNNNNNNNNNNNNNNNNNNNNNNNNNNNNNNNNNNNNNNNNNNNNNNNNNNNNNNNNNNNNNNNNNNNNNNNNNNNNNNNNNNNNNNNNNNNNNNNNNNNNNNNNNNNNNNNNNNNNNNNNNNNNNNNNNNNNNNNNNNNNNNNNNNNNNNNNNNNNNNNNNNNNNNNNNNNNNNNNNNNNNNNNNNNNNNNNNNNNNNNNNNNNNNNNNNNNNNNNNNNNNNNNNNNNNNNNNNNNNNNNNNNNNNNNNNNNNNNNNNNNNNNNNNNNNNNNNNNNNNNNNNNNNNNNNNNNNNNNNNNNNNNNNNNNNNNNNNNNNNNNNNNNNNNNNNNNNNNNNNNNNNNNNNNNNNNNNNNNNNNNNNNNNNNNNNNNNNNNNNNNNNNNNNNNNNNNNNNNNNNNNNNNNNNNNNNNNNNNNNNNNNNNNNNNNNNNNNNNNNNNNNNNNNNNNNNNNNNNNNNNNNNNNNNNNNNNNNNNNNNNNNNNNNNNNNNNNNNNNNNNNNNNNNNNNNNNNNNNNNNNNNNNNNNNNNNNNNNNNNNNNNNNNNNNNNNNNNNNNNNNNNNNNNNNNNNNNNNNNNNNNNNNNNNNNNNNNNNNNNNNNNNNNNNNNNNNNNNNNNNNNNNNNNNNNNNNNNNNNNNNNNNNNNNNNNNNNNNNNNNNNNNNNNNNNNNNNNNNNNNNNNNNNNNNNNNNNNNNNNNNNNNNNNNNNNNNNNNNNNNNNNNNNNNNNNNNNNNNNNNNNNNNNNNNNNNNNNNNNNNNNNNNNNNNNNNNNNNNNNNNNNNNNNNNNNNNNNNNNNNNNNNattaatagctttaaaataaaaaaaaatacataaaaatgttaaaaactttgaaaatacataaacaaatgcgtgatatgtatgatttgataaaaaaagtttgcccatgacttaaaaaataaaaaagttagacccaatctttaaaggctatttctttatcatttttggtatacttttatatgacgtcggctggtcacttcaccccggaacacattatatacattaatattttttttttttcgtacaagggcctcatttaaaaactttggcccctgggcctcaaaatgtcttaatccgggcttgactatcttaaatcgtgtccGACATCAGCtatcaaattataacataataaaatactgtgcagtaaacaaaatgttttggcGATATACCAACCAAGTAGTTAATTGAACAAACAATTCTAGTAACCTGGTTGCTCAAAACTACGTCGCCAAAACACGGCTAAAGACATCATACAGTCGTAGTAcactagtatattatagtacagcGAGTACGCGGTACGTTAGTACTGCGGGCTGAGTGAGTAGTGACTGTAtgcacgatgtagagaagatccATCTTCTCAGTTCTCTACATATCGTGGACCGTGGTCTAATGTCTATGAAAAAACATTGTACTACAAGTAATGCAAGCTGCCGTAATACCCTAGTCAGCAGTGACtcccattatattattgaaaggtaaacaattattaaaattcagtgTTACTAAAGTTAAAAAGGTTAAAAGTTTTGTTGTTTCTGATTAACAATAACAAACTGTGTAACTAAGTTACATCTATGATCTACATCGTGCAATACAACTTGACTCGACTTGACTGTTGAGCGTTTAAACCCAAGGACATTATTATGCCTTTAAGCCGCCTAAGTAAATTCCCTTAAATATAGCTACTATAgacaatcatcataatattagtaaatattaatttactttaactTGGTCAATTTTGTGATCAGAAAAAAACGATTGTATCAGTTTTCTAATCGATTTCTGCTTAagctaaattattttgtgttgtcCAAGTGACTAAGTCAAAATTGACTGCTTTAAGGGACATTGAATCTTTAGAAATCGACTTTCGAAGTATAAACAAGGACGAACCACGGGAATGGTTGTGTATATTTTGTAGCCTATCTACAACGCCGTATGATCATAATTTTACACAATTGAAATGCCTTAAACTTTatgaacatattaaaaaaaaatgaattttttgcAATAATTACCTAGtcgtatatttaaaatgaaaaaacgaATTCAacacataacaattttttttacatcataaaatacaaaaaatactaccCAGATCTAAATACATCTCTTTGCAAGTCcctgtgtacaatatataattttctaattaaattatttatttaactagttaaatgggctgttgaaataaataaggGTTTTGAAACACCGATAATTCGGAAGAGCCGTAGAGGTATATCTCAATggattagttaatagtttatcTACTATAAACTCTATTCGCCTAAATATTTGGAATCTTATAAGAGCTCGACAAAAATAAGTAAAgctaaatcattaaaaaatgattcaattatgTGCTAGAGAAGAAACCCCTACAAACTACAAagtggaaaaaataatataacgacaCCGCTAATAGAATCTCCAAAATATACCGATCATTTAATAgaagaacattttatgaatataataatgtcaGAGGTAGCTCTAAAATAAGaacttatactaatttattatttttttataataattgatgtattatttttatcataattcatataaatttgaaacattgtatcataccataataattgtgtgtattttgtattttttttataataattgatgtattatttttatcataatttatataaatttaaaacattgtatcataccataataattgtgtgtattttgtatatatatgtagttactaatattaaaattttaatataaatatgtaccttctacctaggtacctataatgtattactttttttatttgatgaacTTTACCAAACGACCAATTTCAGGCAACTAATTTCCCATGATCAataattggtaaattatttactgtacCTTAGTCTTGTCGAACGCTCCTTATTGGCCTAGCAACTTTAAATATGTCTCTGTTATACCTATgaccttaataataaaataactaaaaaacgtAGTAACGTCGAAATCGCATGCAGATAGCACAAGAGTCGAGAGCATACATTTGTCTTGATTAGGCACACTCGTCGtattgtataactgtataagacatATTTATATGGCtaagaaaatattgatttctGTAATATAACACACAGTAtgctttgtttatttatttttttaaaatacatcatattttaatatgttaatttaatttaaaatacttattacttatattatagtattataccaactacttagtttgaatttaatatggatgcttaaaaaaaaaaaaaaaaaaaacattatatttttttaaaatatactaagtagCCAGATAGGTAggcatgttatttttttttttatatgagtatATCAAGGAAGATTATAttagaaagtatttaaatacattattaattatatttatatggtgataaaaatatgtaatcgtGTCCATTGTACatctaattaattcaatattcatcAATGAATGGATAATCCTTAAAATGCATGttcctaaaaaatacatattatcattttaaatattggtgaatacatttgaaaataatttactttaaagtagtaaataatattatagataccccTTCATGTGCACAAAACGACCATTGCAATCGAATGTATCAATTTGATCGATATCCTCTTGTTCAAGTTCAAAGTCCCATACCTCAAAGTTGGATTCAATACGATTCTTAGTTACAGATTTTGGAATAACCATAATTCCTCTCTgaatttggtattttattaatatctgaGCTGAAGTCTTATTATATTTGTCTGCGATTTCCATAATTTTCGGATCTTCTAAGAGAGTCGGGTCTTCGGGTTTTTTCCATGGGTTATCTGGACTTCCTAGTGGACTATATGCAGttaatattataccgttttCGTCACAAaactcttttaattttttttgggttAAATAAGGATGGCATTCAACCTATAATTAacgaacaattattaatacGAGCATTACTAATTACAGATGAAATATAagtttgtataggtacttgattGTTTACAGGTTTCACGGTAGCTACATCTAATATTTCTTGAATTtgtcttttattaaaatttgatacaccTATTGATTTGGTTAGGCCATTTTCTACCAATTCTTCCATTGCTTTCCATGTATCAATATATGAACCATTACCTTCAATTGTGGCACCATCATCGTCTTTTGGAATGAAATCATCATTTAATCCGCCCTCCTAATATGTTAcagtatttttactatattatgcactgtaggtacgtatttattggtacaattattaatggtgtttttagacataatatacacatacttTGAAAGCCATAGGCCAGTGAATCAagtataaatctaaatattcaaCTTGTAAATctgataaagttttttttaacacactttCGACAATATTAGGTTGATGAAAAATATTCCATAACTGAATAcagaaataaaattagtaattgtataattatttctatatttctttagaatttaaattgaaattactttactaGTAATGAACAAATCTTCACGAACTACTGCACCTTCATCAATTTTCTGATTAATAGCATCTcctatttctttttcatttccATAAAACATTGCACAATCAAAATGTCTGTAACCTGTATCAATTGCAACTTTCACTGCTTCTTCAACTTCGCCAGGTTTCgactaggtacattataaaattataataaacatataattcacatttcataatatattatgttctaagtacaatataaatcatgaaacatttattaaatgtcgtgatacgtttattttagattctgagtggaacgatgagtgtattgattttacaatgatgtgtgttttttttttaaatttttaaattttttttgtgtctgtcatcatcttttaggatagtaaaagtgcttggatttttttcaacagtaccttttctgataggaaagtgaatctagttggtactttggggggtcaaaagtaaaatttttccaatagtctTCAAAAGtgccttgaaaaacaaaagaaaaattaaggaaaaacgggaatttttacgcaaaagctgttatcgagaaaattgattttggtttttggtgtaactttaaaacgaatgactgtagttcaaaaattgacaaaatatgtaaaaaatcacgaaaattagcaaattattttgagttaataattcgtaaaaatttttctttttagaactaagattttaaaatgtaatacaagattccttataggataatctacctttatcaaaaaaaaaatgtctataagacactaaaattaaatttttatgagcgttcgaaattcatatttttacaatatttgatattcactcgatttcttacgtaacgattttcttattttgttgtaattaaaaaacgagtgactatagaaacttgaaaat
This portion of the Acyrthosiphon pisum isolate AL4f chromosome A1, pea_aphid_22Mar2018_4r6ur, whole genome shotgun sequence genome encodes:
- the LOC100165768 gene encoding aldo-keto reductase family 1 member B10-like is translated as MASNNQFVTFNNGQEYPILGFGTWKSKPGEVEEAVKVAIDTGYRHFDCAMFYGNEKEIGDAINQKIDEGAVVREDLFITSKLWNIFHQPNIVESVLKKTLSDLQVEYLDLYLIHWPMAFKEGGLNDDFIPKDDDGATIEGNGSYIDTWKAMEELVENGLTKSIGVSNFNKRQIQEILDVATVKPVNNQVECHPYLTQKKLKEFCDENGIILTAYSPLGSPDNPWKKPEDPTLLEDPKIMEIADKYNKTSAQILIKYQIQRGIMVIPKSVTKNRIESNFEVWDFELEQEDIDQIDTFDCNGRFVHMKGNMHFKDYPFIDEY